In a genomic window of Coregonus clupeaformis isolate EN_2021a chromosome 27, ASM2061545v1, whole genome shotgun sequence:
- the LOC121541457 gene encoding E3 ubiquitin-protein ligase RNF165-like isoform X3: MVLIHVGYLVLPVFGSVRNRGAHFTRHQHSHATSCRHFNLGAPQAPISAEFPVGHASQPPQTGLAPHLSTAPHHPPPLTALPAPPQFQDIPGPPFLPQALHQQYLIQQQLLEAQHRRILPHSRRTPERVPLNPHRLRSGYDYSPPLHVPQPISQQPRYLAEGTDWDLSVDAGLSHHQYQLQQLPQHYQHYLASSPRMHHFPRNTTSAQVVVHEIRNYPYPQLHLLALQGLNPSRHASAVRESYEELLQLEDRLGSVSRGAVQTTIERFTFPHKYKKRKPLEMKVGEKEEETDVDEKCTICLSMLEDAEDVRRLPCMHLFHQGCVDQWLATSRKCPICRVDIETQLHPDS, from the exons GAGCACACTTCACCAGACATCAGCACAGCCATGCTACCTCCTGCCGACACTTTAACCTGGGGGCCCCCCAGGCTCCCATCTCAGCCGAGTTCCCCGTGGGTCATGCCAGTCAGCCTCCCCAGACTGGCCTGGCCCCTCACCTGTCCAcagccccccaccaccctccgcCCCTGACGGCCCTGCCGGCCCCCCCTCAGTTCCAGGACATCCCGGGGCCCCCGTTCCTACCTCAGGCCTTACACCAGCAATACCTCATCCAGCAGCAGCTTCTAGAGGCGCAGCACCGCAGGATCCTCCCACACTCCAG ACGAACACCGGAGCGCGTTCCTCTGAACCCTCACAGGCTGCGCTCGGGGTATGACTACTCCCCTCCACTCCACGTTCCCCAGCCAATCAGCCAGCAGCCGCGCTACCTGGCCGAGGGCACAGACTG GGACCTCAGTGTGGACGCTGGCCTCTCTCACCATCAGTACCAGCTCCAGCAGCTTCCACAGCACTATCAGCATTACCTGGCCTCATCCCCTAGAATGCACCACTTTCCCAGGAACACCACCTCTGCACAAGTG GTTGTGCACGAGATCAGAAACTATCCGTACCCCCAGCTCCACCTGCTGGCTCTACAGGGCCTCAACCCCTCACGCCATGCTTCGGCTGTACGAGAGAGCTATGAG GAGCTGTTGCAGCTTGAAGACAGGCTGGGAAGTGTCAGTAGAGGGGCAGTTCAGACCACCATAGAGAGATTCACCTTCCCACACAAATACAAGAAG AGAAAGCCTCTGGAGATGAAGGTtggtgagaaagaggaggagactgatgtgGATGAGAAATGTACCATCTGCCTATCCATGCTGGAGGATGCAGAGGATGTCAG GCGGTTACCCTGCATGCACCTCTTCCACCAGGGCTGTGTGGACCAGTGGCTGGCGACCAGCAGGAAGTGTCCAATCTGCCGCGTGGACATCGAGACGCAGCTCCATCCCGACAGCTGA
- the LOC121541457 gene encoding E3 ubiquitin-protein ligase RNF165-like isoform X1, translating into MVLIHVGYLVLPVFGSVRNRGAHFTRHQHSHATSCRHFNLGAPQAPISAEFPVGHASQPPQTGLAPHLSTAPHHPPPLTALPAPPQFQDIPGPPFLPQALHQQYLIQQQLLEAQHRRILPHSRRTPERVPLNPHRLRSGYDYSPPLHVPQPISQQPRYLAEGTDWDLSVDAGLSHHQYQLQQLPQHYQHYLASSPRMHHFPRNTTSAQVVVHEIRNYPYPQLHLLALQGLNPSRHASAVRESYEELLQLEDRLGSVSRGAVQTTIERFTFPHKYKKTKKTSSRSEGLQVSDRATSPLKHDSKSPQLQKLIIDTQAQRKPLEMKVGEKEEETDVDEKCTICLSMLEDAEDVRRLPCMHLFHQGCVDQWLATSRKCPICRVDIETQLHPDS; encoded by the exons GAGCACACTTCACCAGACATCAGCACAGCCATGCTACCTCCTGCCGACACTTTAACCTGGGGGCCCCCCAGGCTCCCATCTCAGCCGAGTTCCCCGTGGGTCATGCCAGTCAGCCTCCCCAGACTGGCCTGGCCCCTCACCTGTCCAcagccccccaccaccctccgcCCCTGACGGCCCTGCCGGCCCCCCCTCAGTTCCAGGACATCCCGGGGCCCCCGTTCCTACCTCAGGCCTTACACCAGCAATACCTCATCCAGCAGCAGCTTCTAGAGGCGCAGCACCGCAGGATCCTCCCACACTCCAG ACGAACACCGGAGCGCGTTCCTCTGAACCCTCACAGGCTGCGCTCGGGGTATGACTACTCCCCTCCACTCCACGTTCCCCAGCCAATCAGCCAGCAGCCGCGCTACCTGGCCGAGGGCACAGACTG GGACCTCAGTGTGGACGCTGGCCTCTCTCACCATCAGTACCAGCTCCAGCAGCTTCCACAGCACTATCAGCATTACCTGGCCTCATCCCCTAGAATGCACCACTTTCCCAGGAACACCACCTCTGCACAAGTG GTTGTGCACGAGATCAGAAACTATCCGTACCCCCAGCTCCACCTGCTGGCTCTACAGGGCCTCAACCCCTCACGCCATGCTTCGGCTGTACGAGAGAGCTATGAG GAGCTGTTGCAGCTTGAAGACAGGCTGGGAAGTGTCAGTAGAGGGGCAGTTCAGACCACCATAGAGAGATTCACCTTCCCACACAAATACAAGAAG ACCAAGAAGACATCCTCAAGGTCTGAGGGCTTACAAGTCTCAGACAGGGCTACCTCACCACTAAAGCATGATTCCAAATCACCTCAACTACAAAAACTCATCATAGATACACAAGCACAG AGAAAGCCTCTGGAGATGAAGGTtggtgagaaagaggaggagactgatgtgGATGAGAAATGTACCATCTGCCTATCCATGCTGGAGGATGCAGAGGATGTCAG GCGGTTACCCTGCATGCACCTCTTCCACCAGGGCTGTGTGGACCAGTGGCTGGCGACCAGCAGGAAGTGTCCAATCTGCCGCGTGGACATCGAGACGCAGCTCCATCCCGACAGCTGA
- the LOC121541457 gene encoding E3 ubiquitin-protein ligase RNF165-like isoform X2: MVLIHVGYLVLPVFGSVRNRGAHFTRHQHSHATSCRHFNLGAPQAPISAEFPVGHASQPPQTGLAPHLSTAPHHPPPLTALPAPPQFQDIPGPPFLPQALHQQYLIQQQLLEAQHRRILPHSRRTPERVPLNPHRLRSGYDYSPPLHVPQPISQQPRYLAEGTDWDLSVDAGLSHHQYQLQQLPQHYQHYLASSPRMHHFPRNTTSAQVVVHEIRNYPYPQLHLLALQGLNPSRHASAVRESYELLQLEDRLGSVSRGAVQTTIERFTFPHKYKKTKKTSSRSEGLQVSDRATSPLKHDSKSPQLQKLIIDTQAQRKPLEMKVGEKEEETDVDEKCTICLSMLEDAEDVRRLPCMHLFHQGCVDQWLATSRKCPICRVDIETQLHPDS, encoded by the exons GAGCACACTTCACCAGACATCAGCACAGCCATGCTACCTCCTGCCGACACTTTAACCTGGGGGCCCCCCAGGCTCCCATCTCAGCCGAGTTCCCCGTGGGTCATGCCAGTCAGCCTCCCCAGACTGGCCTGGCCCCTCACCTGTCCAcagccccccaccaccctccgcCCCTGACGGCCCTGCCGGCCCCCCCTCAGTTCCAGGACATCCCGGGGCCCCCGTTCCTACCTCAGGCCTTACACCAGCAATACCTCATCCAGCAGCAGCTTCTAGAGGCGCAGCACCGCAGGATCCTCCCACACTCCAG ACGAACACCGGAGCGCGTTCCTCTGAACCCTCACAGGCTGCGCTCGGGGTATGACTACTCCCCTCCACTCCACGTTCCCCAGCCAATCAGCCAGCAGCCGCGCTACCTGGCCGAGGGCACAGACTG GGACCTCAGTGTGGACGCTGGCCTCTCTCACCATCAGTACCAGCTCCAGCAGCTTCCACAGCACTATCAGCATTACCTGGCCTCATCCCCTAGAATGCACCACTTTCCCAGGAACACCACCTCTGCACAAGTG GTTGTGCACGAGATCAGAAACTATCCGTACCCCCAGCTCCACCTGCTGGCTCTACAGGGCCTCAACCCCTCACGCCATGCTTCGGCTGTACGAGAGAGCTATGAG CTGTTGCAGCTTGAAGACAGGCTGGGAAGTGTCAGTAGAGGGGCAGTTCAGACCACCATAGAGAGATTCACCTTCCCACACAAATACAAGAAG ACCAAGAAGACATCCTCAAGGTCTGAGGGCTTACAAGTCTCAGACAGGGCTACCTCACCACTAAAGCATGATTCCAAATCACCTCAACTACAAAAACTCATCATAGATACACAAGCACAG AGAAAGCCTCTGGAGATGAAGGTtggtgagaaagaggaggagactgatgtgGATGAGAAATGTACCATCTGCCTATCCATGCTGGAGGATGCAGAGGATGTCAG GCGGTTACCCTGCATGCACCTCTTCCACCAGGGCTGTGTGGACCAGTGGCTGGCGACCAGCAGGAAGTGTCCAATCTGCCGCGTGGACATCGAGACGCAGCTCCATCCCGACAGCTGA